The Roseicyclus marinus genome has a segment encoding these proteins:
- a CDS encoding methyltransferase family protein, producing the protein MAATSVLPVDQKKRILVIRIVFLAALPLILFVQPRLAIGTFGHEVVEAAGLMLLLVGVLGRLWSILYVGAVKNQELMRSGPYSMTRNPLYFFSTLGMAGIGLMLGAAFFAVLLGGLTFAILYVTATREAAFLRATFGEAYTAYERDVPFFWPDPRLYKSSDTVTFNSRALRNTLFDALGFLVAIPIVELIDALKTSMDFALFTVF; encoded by the coding sequence ATGGCCGCTACCTCCGTTCTCCCCGTTGATCAGAAAAAGCGCATCCTCGTCATCAGGATCGTGTTTCTGGCAGCGTTGCCCCTGATCCTTTTCGTGCAGCCCCGGCTTGCCATCGGCACCTTCGGCCACGAGGTGGTGGAGGCTGCGGGCCTCATGCTGCTTTTGGTCGGCGTTCTGGGGCGGCTGTGGTCCATCCTTTATGTCGGGGCGGTCAAGAACCAGGAGCTGATGCGCAGCGGCCCGTATTCGATGACGCGCAATCCGCTCTATTTCTTTTCGACCCTCGGCATGGCTGGCATCGGCCTGATGCTGGGGGCTGCGTTCTTTGCCGTGTTGCTGGGCGGGCTGACCTTTGCCATCCTCTATGTCACGGCCACGCGCGAGGCGGCGTTTCTGCGCGCGACCTTTGGCGAGGCCTATACCGCCTATGAGCGCGACGTGCCGTTTTTCTGGCCCGATCCGCGCCTGTACAAGAGCAGCGACACCGTCACCTTCAACAGCCGCGCGCTGCGCAACACGTTGTTCGACGCGCTGGGCTTTCTGGTGGCGATCCCCATCGTGGAGCTGATCGACGCGCTCAAGACCTCGATGGACTTCGCTTTGTTCACCGTGTTCTGA
- the fusA gene encoding elongation factor G produces MARQYPLERYRNFGIMAHIDAGKTTTTERILYYTGRSHKIGEVHDGAATMDWMEQEQERGITITSAATTTFWQWQEDPTAEGTSDTKVRFNIIDTPGHVDFTIEVERSLAVLDGAVALLDANAGVEPQTETVWRQADRYKVPRLVFVNKMDKIGADFFNCVKMVKDRTGATPVPVNFPIGAEDKLEGIVDLVTMEEWVWQGEDLGASWVRQPIRDDLQDLANEWRSVLVENAVEMDDAAMEAYLEGEEPDVPTLRKLIRKGCLSMTFVPVLGGSAFKNKGVQPLLNAVVDYLPSPLDVVDYMGFEPGDETETRNIARRADDAMPFAGLAFKIMNDPFVGSLTFTRIYSGVLKKGDGILNSTKGRKERIGRMMMMHSNNREEIDEAFAGDIIALAGLKETTTGDTLCDAAKPVVLETMTFPDPVIEIAVEPKTKADQEKMAQALQRLAAEDPSFRVETDMESGQTIMKGMGELHLDILVDRMKREFKVEANIGAPQVAYRETIGTKIEHTYTHKKQSGGSGQFAEVKLEISPTEPGEGYSFESRIVGGAVPKEYVPGVEKGIKSVMDSGPLAGFPVIDFKVALLDGKFHDVDSSVLAFEIASRMCMREGLKKAGAKLLEPIMKVEVVTPEDYTGGIIGDLTSRRGQVTGQESRGNAIVINAFVPLANMFGYINTLRSMSSGRAQFTMLFDHYEPVPHNISEEIQAKYA; encoded by the coding sequence ATGGCACGCCAATACCCGCTCGAGCGCTACCGCAATTTCGGCATCATGGCGCATATCGACGCCGGCAAGACCACGACGACCGAGCGCATCCTTTACTACACCGGCCGGTCCCACAAGATCGGCGAAGTTCATGATGGCGCCGCCACCATGGACTGGATGGAACAGGAACAGGAACGCGGCATCACCATCACGTCGGCCGCCACCACCACCTTCTGGCAGTGGCAGGAAGACCCGACCGCCGAAGGCACGTCGGACACGAAGGTGCGTTTCAACATCATCGACACCCCCGGCCACGTGGACTTCACCATCGAAGTCGAGCGTTCTCTGGCCGTTCTGGACGGCGCCGTCGCGCTTCTGGACGCCAACGCCGGTGTCGAACCCCAGACCGAAACCGTCTGGCGTCAGGCTGACCGCTACAAGGTTCCGCGCCTCGTCTTCGTCAACAAGATGGACAAGATCGGTGCCGACTTCTTCAACTGCGTGAAGATGGTCAAGGACCGCACCGGCGCGACGCCCGTTCCCGTCAACTTCCCCATCGGGGCCGAAGACAAGCTCGAAGGCATCGTCGACCTCGTGACCATGGAAGAATGGGTCTGGCAGGGTGAAGACCTGGGTGCCTCCTGGGTGCGCCAGCCGATCCGCGACGATCTGCAGGACCTTGCCAACGAATGGCGCTCGGTCCTCGTCGAGAACGCCGTCGAAATGGACGACGCGGCGATGGAAGCCTATCTCGAAGGCGAAGAGCCCGACGTCCCGACGCTGCGCAAGCTGATCCGCAAGGGCTGCCTGTCGATGACCTTCGTGCCCGTGCTGGGTGGGTCGGCCTTCAAGAACAAGGGTGTGCAGCCGCTGCTGAACGCCGTGGTCGATTACCTGCCGAGCCCGCTCGACGTGGTCGATTACATGGGCTTCGAGCCGGGCGACGAAACCGAAACCCGCAACATCGCGCGCCGCGCCGATGACGCGATGCCCTTTGCCGGCCTGGCGTTCAAGATCATGAACGACCCCTTCGTCGGCTCGCTCACCTTCACCCGGATCTATTCGGGCGTCCTGAAAAAGGGCGATGGCATCCTGAACTCCACCAAGGGGCGCAAGGAACGCATCGGCCGGATGATGATGATGCATTCCAACAACCGCGAGGAAATCGACGAGGCCTTCGCGGGCGACATCATCGCGCTGGCGGGTCTGAAGGAAACCACCACGGGCGACACGCTGTGCGACGCCGCCAAGCCGGTGGTTCTGGAAACCATGACCTTCCCCGATCCGGTGATCGAGATCGCCGTGGAACCCAAGACCAAGGCCGACCAGGAAAAGATGGCGCAGGCGCTGCAGCGTCTGGCGGCCGAGGATCCGTCCTTCCGCGTCGAAACCGACATGGAATCGGGCCAGACGATCATGAAGGGCATGGGCGAACTTCACCTCGACATCCTCGTCGACCGCATGAAGCGGGAGTTCAAGGTCGAGGCGAACATCGGTGCGCCGCAGGTGGCCTATCGTGAAACGATCGGGACCAAGATCGAACATACCTACACCCACAAGAAGCAGTCGGGTGGGTCGGGTCAGTTCGCCGAGGTCAAGCTGGAGATCAGCCCGACCGAGCCGGGCGAAGGCTATTCCTTCGAGAGCCGCATCGTCGGCGGTGCCGTTCCCAAGGAATACGTGCCGGGCGTCGAAAAGGGCATCAAGTCGGTGATGGATTCGGGTCCGCTGGCGGGCTTCCCCGTGATCGACTTCAAGGTCGCGCTGCTCGACGGCAAGTTCCACGACGTGGACTCCTCGGTTCTCGCCTTCGAGATCGCCAGCCGCATGTGCATGCGCGAAGGCCTGAAGAAGGCCGGCGCCAAGCTCCTCGAGCCGATCATGAAGGTCGAGGTCGTCACGCCCGAGGATTACACGGGCGGCATCATCGGCGATCTTACCTCCCGCCGTGG
- a CDS encoding calcium-binding protein — translation MADLANPFFRGRDIDERMFGGNLVFSQDRLDGTFPLRAEQAGLEVIRYPGGHATEAFFDPANPEADSVTFVNDLGETVTLGLVTFSAFADYARLNELGAIIVLPVQRYLNAWHDAAGDRPGILTAEDVAALRSYTETVLASGVPIHAIEIGNEPCLSGVNDGDYGRIVNEMSVVVHDAIRDFEATATVPQGYVHPVLSLVMTPHFCTADTDGDGVASFEESLMERLGQLSPEALAHIEALTVHRYVSGDYTSIDLFQAPWMRAQQPVEMSGRDLEVIVTEWNISATQGGVSRWANATEEERAGIDTGLKHAGAVAAMFHEMAVHDVSMAAFWAVQQKNDVSFALREGTTADLRAGGHMFATLSENLQGMRAIELARPSPDFDLHAFADRDSQFLVINSRLDATQTMELDLKPLTGPVSGGWVRVMTAAEGQDPRDPNVDVVFEQIPLSEVLLDGKLILSLDPWEVAILSFEAGGDEMIADGSGTSLFGGNGDDLLIGSFRHETLHGGLHDDVIRAGGGRDTVLGGEGNDTLAGNWANDRLEGGLGDDVLFGQRGADTLHGDAGNDLLDGGMLRDVLHGGDGDDTLVGGRGHDLFWGGEGADVFRIRKGDQAWREPIHDFDATEDKVELLFEDLTFDDIFLSQEDSAAVISYGVGSLTLLDTKAEDLSEENFAFL, via the coding sequence ATGGCGGATCTTGCGAACCCGTTTTTTCGGGGCAGGGACATCGACGAGCGCATGTTCGGGGGCAACCTCGTGTTCAGCCAGGACAGGTTGGACGGCACCTTTCCCCTGCGCGCGGAACAGGCCGGGCTTGAGGTGATCCGCTATCCCGGCGGGCACGCGACCGAGGCGTTTTTCGATCCCGCCAACCCGGAGGCCGACAGCGTCACATTCGTCAACGATCTTGGCGAGACGGTCACGCTGGGTCTTGTGACGTTCAGCGCCTTTGCCGATTACGCGCGGCTGAACGAGCTTGGGGCGATCATCGTCCTGCCGGTCCAGCGCTATCTCAACGCGTGGCATGACGCGGCGGGCGACAGGCCCGGGATCCTGACTGCCGAGGATGTCGCGGCCCTGAGGTCCTACACCGAAACCGTTCTGGCCAGCGGCGTTCCGATCCATGCCATCGAGATCGGCAACGAGCCCTGTCTGTCCGGCGTGAACGATGGCGATTACGGGCGGATCGTCAACGAGATGTCGGTGGTCGTGCATGACGCCATCCGGGATTTTGAGGCGACCGCAACCGTGCCGCAGGGCTATGTGCATCCGGTTCTGAGCCTCGTGATGACGCCGCATTTCTGCACGGCCGATACCGATGGGGACGGGGTGGCGAGCTTCGAGGAATCCCTGATGGAGCGTCTTGGCCAGCTATCGCCCGAGGCGCTGGCCCATATCGAGGCGCTTACGGTCCATCGCTATGTCAGCGGCGATTACACGTCCATCGACCTGTTCCAGGCCCCGTGGATGCGGGCGCAGCAGCCGGTGGAGATGTCGGGCCGCGATCTCGAGGTGATCGTGACCGAATGGAACATCAGCGCCACGCAGGGCGGCGTGTCCCGTTGGGCCAATGCCACCGAAGAGGAACGCGCGGGCATCGACACGGGGCTCAAACATGCGGGGGCCGTCGCCGCCATGTTCCACGAAATGGCGGTCCATGATGTGTCCATGGCCGCCTTTTGGGCCGTTCAGCAGAAAAACGACGTGAGCTTTGCCCTGCGCGAAGGGACGACCGCCGATCTGCGGGCAGGGGGACATATGTTCGCCACCCTGTCCGAGAACCTGCAGGGGATGCGCGCCATCGAGCTTGCCCGCCCCAGCCCCGACTTCGACCTGCATGCCTTTGCCGATCGCGACAGCCAGTTCCTTGTCATCAATTCGCGTCTGGACGCGACGCAGACCATGGAGCTCGACCTGAAGCCGCTGACCGGGCCGGTGAGCGGCGGCTGGGTCCGTGTGATGACCGCCGCCGAGGGACAGGACCCGCGCGACCCGAATGTCGATGTGGTGTTCGAACAGATCCCCCTGTCGGAGGTGCTGCTCGACGGCAAGCTGATCCTGTCGCTCGACCCGTGGGAGGTCGCCATCCTGTCGTTCGAGGCCGGTGGCGACGAGATGATCGCCGATGGCAGTGGCACAAGCCTGTTCGGCGGGAATGGGGACGATCTGCTGATCGGAAGCTTCCGGCACGAAACCCTGCACGGCGGCCTGCATGACGATGTCATCCGCGCCGGGGGCGGGCGCGATACGGTGCTGGGGGGCGAGGGCAACGATACCCTGGCGGGCAATTGGGCGAACGACCGTCTGGAGGGCGGTCTGGGCGATGATGTGCTCTTCGGACAGCGCGGGGCAGACACGCTGCATGGCGACGCGGGCAATGACCTGCTCGACGGGGGGATGCTGCGCGATGTCCTGCATGGTGGCGACGGCGATGACACGTTGGTCGGTGGGCGGGGCCATGACCTGTTCTGGGGCGGGGAGGGGGCCGATGTGTTCCGCATCCGCAAGGGCGATCAGGCATGGCGGGAACCGATCCACGATTTCGACGCGACCGAGGACAAGGTCGAGCTTCTGTTCGAGGATCTGACCTTTGACGACATCTTTCTGAGCCAGGAAGACAGCGCTGCGGTCATATCCTACGGGGTTGGATCCCTGACCCTGCTCGACACGAAGGCGGAGGATCTTTCGGAAGAGAATTTCGCCTTTCTCTGA
- the rpsG gene encoding 30S ribosomal protein S7, translated as MSRRHAAEKRQVLPDAKFGDTVLTKFMNNLMIDGKKSVAERIVYNALERVEGKLKRAPVEVFHEALDNVKPAVEVRSRRVGGATYQVPVEVRPERREALAIRWLINASRARNENTMEERLAGELIDAANSRGSAVKKREDTHKMADANRAFSHYRW; from the coding sequence ATGTCCCGTCGTCACGCCGCTGAAAAGCGCCAGGTCCTGCCCGATGCCAAGTTCGGCGATACGGTCCTGACCAAGTTCATGAACAACCTGATGATCGACGGCAAGAAGTCGGTCGCAGAACGCATCGTCTACAACGCGCTGGAACGCGTCGAGGGCAAGCTCAAGCGCGCCCCCGTCGAGGTCTTCCACGAAGCGCTCGACAACGTGAAGCCCGCCGTCGAGGTTCGCTCGCGCCGGGTCGGCGGTGCGACCTACCAGGTCCCCGTCGAGGTCCGCCCCGAGCGTCGCGAGGCGCTGGCGATCCGCTGGCTGATCAACGCCAGCCGCGCGCGCAACGAGAACACCATGGAAGAGCGTCTGGCCGGCGAACTGATCGACGCCGCCAACTCGCGCGGTTCCGCGGTGAAGAAGCGCGAAGATACCCACAAGATGGCCGACGCGAACCGCGCCTTCAGCCATTACCGTTGGTAA
- the rpsL gene encoding 30S ribosomal protein S12, translating to MPTIQQLIRKPRQPKVKRSKSQHLESCPQKRGVCTRVYTTTPKKPNSAMRKVAKVRLTNGFEVISYIPGESHNLQEHSVVLIRGGRVKDLPGVRYHILRGVLDTQGVKDRRQRRSKYGAKRPK from the coding sequence ATGCCGACGATTCAACAGCTGATCCGCAAGCCGCGGCAGCCCAAAGTGAAACGCTCCAAGTCCCAGCACCTGGAGTCCTGCCCGCAGAAACGGGGCGTGTGCACGCGCGTCTACACCACCACTCCGAAGAAGCCGAACTCGGCCATGCGGAAAGTGGCCAAGGTGCGCCTGACCAACGGCTTCGAGGTCATCAGCTACATTCCCGGTGAAAGCCACAACCTTCAGGAACACTCGGTGGTCCTGATCCGTGGCGGCCGCGTGAAAGACCTTCCCGGCGTGCGCTACCACATCCTTCGCGGTGTTCTCGACACGCAGGGCGTCAAGGATCGTCGCCAGCGTCGTTCGAAATACGGCGCGAAGCGCCCCAAGTAA
- a CDS encoding DMT family transporter, protein MSAPLSPNLKGALYMTLSMAAFTLNDACVKLVAETVPLFQIVALRGLSTTILLAVTVHLTVGLRFSMPRRDRPLVAWRTVAEVGAMVAFLLALTNMAIANATAILSALPLMVTLAAAVLFRDPVGWRRWAAIGVGFVGVMMIVQPGTDGFNEWSLLALLSVVIITARDLLTRAFSPAVPSMSVAVITAGAVGAFGAIVSLFTPWMAMGLYEIALTLAASVFIIGGYVFGIMVMRIGEVGFVSPFRYTSLIFALILGFVIFDEFPNTLALFGVATVMAAGIYTLFRERIRKQDVSPRPGRM, encoded by the coding sequence GTGAGCGCCCCCCTGAGCCCCAACCTGAAGGGGGCGCTCTACATGACGCTCTCGATGGCCGCCTTCACGCTGAACGATGCCTGCGTGAAGCTGGTGGCCGAAACCGTGCCGCTGTTCCAGATCGTGGCGCTGCGGGGCCTGTCGACGACGATCCTGTTGGCCGTGACCGTGCATCTGACCGTGGGGCTGCGGTTTTCCATGCCGCGCCGGGACAGGCCGCTGGTGGCATGGCGGACCGTGGCCGAGGTGGGGGCGATGGTGGCGTTTCTGTTGGCGCTGACGAACATGGCCATCGCCAATGCGACCGCCATCCTGTCGGCGCTGCCCCTGATGGTGACGCTGGCCGCCGCCGTCCTGTTCCGCGACCCGGTCGGCTGGCGGCGCTGGGCGGCCATCGGGGTGGGGTTTGTCGGCGTGATGATGATCGTCCAGCCGGGCACCGACGGGTTCAACGAATGGTCGCTTCTGGCGCTCTTGTCGGTCGTGATCATCACGGCGCGCGATCTGCTGACGCGGGCCTTCAGCCCGGCAGTTCCGTCGATGTCGGTGGCGGTGATCACGGCGGGCGCGGTAGGCGCCTTTGGCGCCATCGTGTCGCTGTTCACGCCCTGGATGGCGATGGGGCTTTACGAGATCGCGCTGACGCTGGCGGCTTCGGTCTTCATCATCGGGGGATATGTCTTTGGCATCATGGTGATGCGAATCGGAGAGGTCGGTTTCGTCTCGCCCTTCCGCTACACCTCGCTGATCTTTGCGCTGATCCTTGGCTTCGTGATCTTCGACGAATTTCCGAACACCTTGGCATTGTTCGGCGTTGCGACGGTAATGGCGGCCGGCATCTATACATTGTTTCGCGAACGGATCCGAAAACAGGATGTTTCACCCCGTCCGGGGCGCATGTGA